In Brevibacillus brevis NBRC 100599, a single genomic region encodes these proteins:
- a CDS encoding rhodanese-like domain-containing protein: MQNHILTTIQLSEMLEKKVPVLLLDVRDAEKFVSGSLVHENASTQNVPYLLMKEQDKPLVEETEKLAQNVQIVTLCTTGNKAQKAAALLREHGFHANALEGGLTAWKEQLNETK, from the coding sequence TTGCAAAATCATATTTTGACAACCATTCAATTATCCGAAATGCTTGAAAAGAAAGTCCCCGTACTTTTATTGGACGTACGCGACGCCGAGAAATTTGTTTCTGGCAGCCTCGTTCACGAAAACGCATCGACGCAAAACGTCCCCTATCTTCTTATGAAAGAACAGGACAAGCCGCTTGTTGAAGAAACCGAAAAACTCGCGCAAAATGTGCAAATCGTTACCTTATGTACAACAGGTAACAAAGCTCAAAAAGCTGCAGCTCTCCTTCGTGAGCATGGTTTTCATGCAAATGCATTGGAAGGCGGCTTAACTGCCTGGAAGGAACAATTAAACGAAACGAAATGA
- a CDS encoding cold-shock protein translates to MQTNGTVKWFNAEKGFGFIQVEGGDDVFVHFSAIQGDGFKTLDEGQKVQFNIVQGNRGPQAENVVKL, encoded by the coding sequence ATGCAAACGAACGGAACAGTAAAATGGTTTAACGCAGAAAAAGGTTTCGGTTTCATTCAAGTAGAAGGCGGAGACGATGTATTCGTACACTTCAGCGCAATCCAAGGTGACGGTTTCAAAACTTTGGACGAAGGTCAAAAAGTTCAATTCAACATCGTTCAAGGCAACCGTGGCCCACAAGCTGAGAACGTAGTAAAACTGTAA
- a CDS encoding EAL domain-containing protein, with product MNVVLEKEAPFPVFQPLVHLTTGQFFGYEALLRSATHRTPEALFRKARAEGSLYELDTLSMKKAIESYFTRVTFLDHAPLLFVNVFPSTLLNPAFLSFITEGCLFRLWSGRIVLEINETNEEDKMWEIRVLGQKIRELRQHGFLIALDDVGSGAASLKKIVEYEPDIVKLDRYFGKQLSSIPNKQKLVSLFVQYCQDHTQLVLEGIEEPEDLAVALALGVPVGQGFLLGHPEPLQATQQRR from the coding sequence ATGAACGTCGTATTGGAAAAGGAAGCTCCATTTCCTGTTTTTCAGCCCCTAGTGCATCTGACGACAGGACAATTTTTCGGGTATGAAGCACTTCTTCGCTCAGCTACACACCGCACACCAGAAGCACTTTTTCGAAAGGCTCGTGCAGAAGGATCCTTATATGAATTGGATACACTGTCGATGAAAAAAGCAATTGAATCATACTTTACGAGGGTGACTTTTCTCGACCATGCCCCGCTCTTGTTCGTCAATGTGTTTCCTTCTACGTTGTTGAACCCTGCCTTCCTATCGTTTATTACCGAGGGCTGCTTGTTTAGATTGTGGAGCGGTCGAATTGTCTTGGAAATCAACGAGACCAATGAAGAAGACAAGATGTGGGAGATAAGAGTGTTGGGGCAAAAAATACGTGAGCTGCGTCAGCATGGATTCCTGATCGCATTAGATGATGTCGGCTCGGGTGCCGCGTCATTAAAAAAGATCGTGGAGTATGAACCAGATATCGTTAAGCTCGACAGGTACTTCGGCAAGCAATTGTCCTCCATACCGAATAAACAAAAGCTCGTCTCGCTTTTCGTCCAATACTGCCAAGATCATACGCAGCTTGTACTGGAAGGAATCGAAGAGCCGGAGGACTTAGCAGTCGCTTTGGCACTTGGGGTACCTGTTGGTCAAGGATTTTTGCTGGGGCACCCAGAACCACTTCAAGCAACACAACAAAGACGATGA
- a CDS encoding M56 family metallopeptidase, which produces MDILGNVFLWMCYTSLGASLVAILLVAMKKGVHKAISWRMHHLLWFIVLARLMIPVLPESSFSLFTWISWASTSMSVKQPLSFSAEPLLQTNTQSPAVISDLSHESEHNENTPIQTEVVKDEGITERSSHPAYIQIMAVVWLIGVVILLARLFIYLYNMHTKERFLMRVTDERVTTIMNACREKFGVKRPMPVYTGTVAKGPLISGILSPWVYCPRDVYQSLSDAELYHVFAHELAHHKRKDLLWSFIGSLALAIHWMNPLVWLWIRKMKADMELACDEYVLEILGEKEAIPYGMTLLSFARQISEKRPMSYPLYFHHSHHINQMKRRIQMISTFKKGSARLSAVAIACGLVISAVTLTNAAEPSTLRMPVKQDEKLRPLFEETPGTETNRLEKAEKLSGFPFKVPSYLPPEFTYQNSLIYHYEESEPSNNGVFHYFKGPDTSFKIVTSTIERTENSLHVKSEDGSILSTLSAEEDLSANGKTVKVIKRKTPLDDGSVDQDSLYFWKDEGLYYSIEGYDLLENEEIIKVIESFQAPNEELRKRYVNYDLLNYNILDLEDVEYFSGIIGFAPAFPLELPGGYKATNAYVNKKLNFSYPENEEDKQKRTIHLTFENPEKPKTIVLFAQIKDKSIVENMRITKKIPFERIDGEKFEVPVTSLNIGGQELFRTVPYKIDDTLSSPTDKYNHTYFWLKGDICYKVTFKEVEEGAQQQMVAALVKEKAIDLKK; this is translated from the coding sequence ATGGATATTCTAGGGAATGTTTTTTTGTGGATGTGCTACACCTCGTTGGGAGCAAGCCTAGTAGCTATTTTGTTGGTAGCCATGAAAAAAGGGGTTCACAAAGCGATCAGCTGGCGTATGCACCATTTGTTATGGTTCATCGTTTTAGCCCGATTAATGATTCCCGTGCTACCAGAGAGTTCATTTAGCCTCTTCACTTGGATATCCTGGGCGAGTACGAGCATGTCCGTCAAACAGCCGCTTTCTTTCTCCGCAGAACCACTACTACAGACAAACACACAATCGCCTGCCGTCATCTCAGATCTCTCACATGAATCAGAACACAATGAGAATACCCCAATACAAACCGAAGTTGTCAAGGATGAGGGGATAACTGAAAGATCCTCACATCCAGCTTACATCCAAATCATGGCTGTTGTATGGCTTATCGGCGTAGTCATTTTGCTGGCAAGACTATTCATTTACCTGTATAACATGCACACCAAAGAACGCTTTTTGATGCGGGTGACAGATGAAAGAGTAACGACCATCATGAATGCGTGCAGAGAGAAGTTCGGTGTGAAAAGGCCAATGCCCGTATACACAGGGACAGTGGCAAAGGGGCCGCTAATCTCAGGGATCTTATCACCATGGGTTTATTGTCCGCGGGATGTATACCAATCGTTGTCAGATGCCGAGCTGTATCACGTCTTCGCACATGAGCTCGCTCATCACAAGCGCAAAGATTTGCTGTGGAGCTTCATCGGCTCCCTGGCACTCGCCATCCATTGGATGAATCCGCTTGTCTGGCTATGGATTCGAAAAATGAAGGCTGATATGGAACTTGCCTGTGATGAATATGTTTTGGAGATTCTGGGGGAAAAAGAAGCGATTCCCTATGGCATGACACTACTTTCATTTGCGAGACAGATCTCAGAGAAAAGACCCATGTCGTATCCGCTCTATTTTCACCATTCTCACCATATCAATCAAATGAAAAGGAGAATTCAAATGATTTCCACGTTCAAAAAAGGCTCCGCAAGGTTATCTGCTGTAGCCATTGCATGCGGGCTTGTTATTAGTGCAGTCACACTTACAAACGCAGCAGAGCCGTCAACACTTCGGATGCCTGTAAAACAGGATGAAAAATTGCGCCCGTTGTTTGAGGAAACACCCGGCACGGAGACGAATCGGCTGGAAAAAGCTGAAAAACTTAGTGGTTTTCCTTTCAAAGTTCCGTCTTATTTGCCACCAGAATTTACCTATCAAAACAGCCTTATCTATCACTATGAGGAATCTGAACCTTCGAATAACGGCGTGTTCCATTATTTCAAAGGTCCCGACACCAGTTTCAAAATAGTAACGAGCACAATCGAAAGGACCGAGAATTCTTTACACGTGAAATCGGAAGACGGTAGCATCCTCTCCACACTCTCAGCAGAAGAAGACCTATCTGCGAATGGAAAAACCGTAAAAGTTATCAAAAGAAAGACACCTTTAGATGATGGTTCGGTTGATCAAGACTCTCTTTATTTCTGGAAGGATGAAGGTCTCTATTACTCTATCGAAGGATATGACCTCTTAGAAAATGAGGAGATCATAAAAGTCATTGAATCGTTTCAAGCTCCAAATGAAGAACTGAGAAAAAGGTACGTCAATTACGACTTATTGAATTACAACATCCTTGATTTAGAGGATGTGGAGTACTTCTCAGGAATAATCGGTTTTGCACCAGCCTTTCCGTTGGAGCTGCCTGGAGGATACAAGGCAACAAATGCATATGTGAACAAGAAGCTCAATTTTAGTTATCCTGAAAACGAAGAGGATAAACAAAAGCGCACCATCCATCTCACGTTTGAAAATCCTGAAAAACCAAAAACGATTGTGTTGTTTGCCCAAATCAAGGACAAATCCATTGTGGAAAACATGAGAATAACAAAAAAGATCCCTTTTGAGAGAATAGACGGGGAAAAATTTGAAGTTCCAGTCACCTCTTTGAACATCGGTGGCCAAGAATTATTCCGCACAGTGCCGTATAAAATCGATGATACACTGAGTAGCCCAACGGATAAGTACAACCACACTTATTTTTGGTTAAAAGGAGATATCTGCTATAAAGTAACGTTTAAAGAAGTGGAAGAAGGAGCACAACAGCAAATGGTAGCAGCTCTGGTAAAGGAAAAAGCGATCGATTTGAAAAAGTAG
- a CDS encoding GreA/GreB family elongation factor produces the protein MNPSILNGTRNHLINQLVFFDEQYSLFYDQYVRNYGKEKQAIDEIVDRYKQTLESLLAKEDSALFQSLKAITLLGSSVKVLFEEDQFEESFTVVYPTDIDPDNNRISFLSPIGRQLLLAAPHDSVVLESPVGRQQVQVREISFTYMGGFSSP, from the coding sequence ATGAACCCTAGTATTTTGAATGGCACCAGAAATCATCTAATCAACCAGCTAGTCTTTTTTGACGAGCAGTATTCACTCTTTTATGATCAATATGTACGCAATTATGGGAAAGAAAAGCAAGCCATCGATGAGATTGTCGATCGTTACAAGCAAACACTTGAAAGCCTTTTGGCTAAAGAAGACAGTGCACTCTTTCAATCGCTTAAAGCAATTACATTATTAGGCAGCAGCGTGAAAGTGCTATTTGAAGAAGATCAATTTGAGGAGTCATTTACTGTGGTGTATCCCACAGACATTGACCCGGATAACAACAGAATTTCATTCTTATCGCCCATAGGCAGGCAACTGCTGCTAGCGGCTCCACACGATTCTGTTGTGCTGGAAAGTCCAGTTGGCAGACAACAGGTGCAGGTTCGGGAGATAAGCTTTACATATATGGGGGGATTCTCGTCACCTTAG
- a CDS encoding alpha/beta-type small acid-soluble spore protein, translating into MARSNSLVNGQARAALDQLKYEIAAEFGVELGADTSARQNGSVGGEMTKRLVQYAEQQMFRL; encoded by the coding sequence ATGGCACGTTCGAATTCCTTGGTGAATGGACAAGCTCGTGCAGCATTAGATCAATTAAAGTACGAGATCGCTGCTGAATTCGGAGTCGAGTTGGGCGCAGATACGTCGGCACGCCAAAATGGCTCTGTCGGCGGAGAGATGACGAAGCGTTTGGTACAATACGCGGAACAGCAAATGTTTCGCCTGTAA
- a CDS encoding BlaI/MecI/CopY family transcriptional regulator, producing MNNIPKISEAEWEIMKVIWRDHPATAEQIIERLPADIEWTEQTVRTFLNRLLKKKAISYEKSGRSYRYFPLVQEDECKRAESESFLKRVFNGAVGTMMTNFLEDVQLSNEEIDKLQKILTEKQKKKQ from the coding sequence ATGAACAACATTCCGAAAATATCGGAGGCCGAGTGGGAAATCATGAAGGTGATCTGGCGAGATCATCCAGCGACAGCGGAGCAAATCATTGAGCGTTTACCAGCCGATATCGAATGGACGGAGCAAACGGTACGCACGTTTTTGAACAGACTGCTTAAAAAGAAGGCAATCAGCTATGAAAAATCGGGCCGCAGCTACCGATATTTCCCACTCGTCCAGGAAGATGAATGCAAACGGGCGGAAAGCGAATCCTTTTTGAAACGAGTATTTAACGGGGCAGTAGGCACGATGATGACCAATTTTCTCGAAGATGTGCAGCTATCCAACGAAGAAATCGATAAGCTGCAAAAAATACTGACGGAAAAACAAAAGAAAAAGCAGTGA
- a CDS encoding 2-phosphosulfolactate phosphatase: protein MEGLGDRTVCKQLDYTARFDWGYEGVEQVGAASDMIVIIDVLSFSTCVDIVTGRGGIVYPYQVKDESTVAFAKQKAALLAGKRGEPISLSPTCLKTVPMGSRIVLPSPNGSTCTVLAKKTGAKVIAACFRNAPSVARYIQQQNGTVTVIACGERWGNGALRPAIEDMIAAGALLHELEGYRLSPEAEIAVAAFRAAQDHHLAYLQNCASGQELISMGYPEDVELAAQWNQSGAVPVLNDDFAYEAI from the coding sequence GTGGAGGGGTTGGGAGATAGAACTGTATGCAAACAACTTGACTATACAGCTCGATTTGATTGGGGATACGAAGGGGTAGAACAGGTCGGCGCAGCATCGGACATGATCGTCATTATCGATGTGCTCTCCTTCAGCACGTGTGTCGATATCGTAACGGGACGAGGAGGTATCGTCTATCCTTATCAGGTAAAGGATGAGTCAACCGTAGCATTCGCCAAACAAAAAGCAGCGCTGCTCGCTGGAAAACGCGGAGAACCAATCTCCCTTTCACCCACCTGTTTGAAAACGGTTCCAATGGGAAGTAGAATCGTATTACCCTCGCCAAACGGATCGACCTGTACCGTGTTGGCGAAGAAAACAGGTGCGAAGGTAATCGCTGCCTGCTTTCGAAACGCGCCATCTGTGGCCAGATACATACAGCAGCAGAATGGAACCGTAACCGTCATTGCTTGCGGTGAACGGTGGGGAAATGGAGCATTGCGGCCTGCTATTGAAGATATGATTGCGGCAGGTGCGCTGCTTCATGAATTGGAGGGATATCGATTGTCACCAGAGGCCGAAATAGCAGTGGCAGCCTTTCGAGCGGCTCAAGATCATCATCTTGCTTACTTGCAGAATTGTGCTTCTGGCCAAGAACTGATCAGTATGGGATACCCGGAAGATGTCGAACTTGCAGCGCAGTGGAATCAGAGTGGCGCAGTTCCAGTGCTTAACGATGATTTTGCGTACGAAGCAATTTAG
- a CDS encoding catalase produces the protein MDEKSKSINQAEDNILTNRQGHPITDNQNLRTVGNRGPTVLENYDFLEKITHFDREKTPERVVHSRGAGAHGYFEAYGTVGDESISTYTRAKLFSERGKKTPVFVRFSTVNHGTHSPETLRDPRGFAVKFYTEDGNWDLVGNNLKVFFIRDAMKFPDLVHAFKPDPVTNIQDVERIFDFISNTPEAMHMITFLFSPWGIPGNYRQMQGSGVNTYKWVNHEGKAVLVKYHWQPLAQGIKNLTQKQAEEIQGKNFNHATQDLYEAIERGEYPEWEMCVQIMSDDDHPELDFDPLDPTKIWPEDQFPFLPVGKMVLNKNPDNYFAEVEQVAFGTGVLVDGLDFSDDKLLQGRTFSYSDTQRYRVGANYLQLPVNAPKKHVATNQEGGQMLYRVDRTQRHINYEPSTIGGLQEAKQAAPDHQPEVEGKVVRQKIDRTNDFKQAGERYRLLEDWEREDLIANLTDALLSCDPRIQEKMLGYFSQCDEEYGQRLKTGVTQGNGGNQKEMGGPMGATNPGAAVKEAEQKSRPSKPY, from the coding sequence ATGGATGAAAAGAGCAAGTCCATCAACCAGGCAGAAGATAATATCCTGACGAATCGTCAAGGCCATCCGATTACAGACAACCAGAACTTGCGGACAGTTGGAAATCGCGGGCCAACCGTTCTGGAGAATTACGATTTTCTTGAAAAAATCACACATTTTGATCGGGAGAAAACACCTGAACGTGTTGTGCATAGTCGAGGTGCAGGAGCACATGGCTATTTCGAAGCGTATGGAACCGTTGGTGATGAGTCGATTTCTACGTACACGAGAGCAAAGCTGTTTTCGGAGCGTGGGAAAAAAACGCCTGTGTTTGTGCGGTTTTCTACGGTAAATCATGGCACACATTCGCCCGAAACATTGCGAGATCCACGTGGGTTCGCGGTGAAATTTTATACAGAGGACGGGAACTGGGATCTGGTAGGCAATAACCTCAAAGTTTTTTTCATTCGGGATGCCATGAAGTTTCCTGATCTTGTCCATGCGTTCAAGCCTGATCCTGTCACAAACATTCAAGACGTGGAACGGATCTTTGACTTCATCTCGAACACGCCTGAGGCCATGCATATGATTACGTTTTTGTTCTCCCCGTGGGGAATACCAGGGAACTATCGACAAATGCAAGGCTCTGGCGTAAACACGTACAAGTGGGTAAACCATGAAGGAAAAGCGGTCCTGGTCAAATACCATTGGCAGCCGTTAGCGCAAGGAATTAAGAATTTGACACAAAAACAGGCGGAAGAGATCCAGGGGAAAAACTTCAATCATGCCACGCAGGATTTGTATGAAGCGATTGAGCGGGGAGAATATCCGGAGTGGGAAATGTGCGTCCAGATCATGAGTGATGACGATCATCCCGAACTCGATTTTGATCCGCTTGATCCAACGAAAATATGGCCTGAAGATCAGTTTCCGTTTCTTCCGGTGGGCAAAATGGTATTGAACAAAAACCCGGATAACTATTTTGCTGAAGTCGAGCAAGTAGCATTTGGGACAGGTGTTTTAGTGGATGGACTTGATTTCTCTGATGACAAGCTACTGCAAGGAAGGACCTTTTCTTACTCCGATACGCAACGGTATCGGGTTGGCGCCAACTATTTGCAGCTTCCGGTCAACGCTCCCAAAAAGCATGTCGCTACCAATCAGGAAGGCGGTCAAATGCTGTATCGAGTTGATCGGACCCAGCGGCATATTAACTATGAGCCATCAACGATTGGCGGATTGCAGGAAGCCAAGCAAGCAGCGCCTGATCATCAGCCAGAAGTGGAAGGGAAGGTCGTTCGTCAAAAAATAGATCGCACCAACGATTTCAAACAGGCGGGAGAACGATATCGCCTCTTGGAAGACTGGGAAAGAGAAGACCTCATTGCCAATCTGACGGATGCACTCCTCTCCTGTGATCCTCGCATTCAAGAGAAAATGCTTGGTTACTTCTCCCAATGTGACGAAGAGTACGGTCAGCGTTTGAAAACTGGAGTTACACAGGGCAATGGCGGAAATCAAAAAGAGATGGGCGGACCGATGGGGGCAACGAATCCTGGAGCGGCTGTCAAGGAGGCTGAACAGAAGTCTCGCCCGTCCAAGCCTTACTGA